From one Amia ocellicauda isolate fAmiCal2 chromosome 17, fAmiCal2.hap1, whole genome shotgun sequence genomic stretch:
- the LOC136712281 gene encoding trinucleotide repeat-containing gene 6A protein isoform X3 — protein sequence MRELEAIATKEAEEKQNRDIVQEREEQLMEERKKRKDDKKKKEAGLKKATEQKNKVPEHIKSSLSQPQPANPNSGTSTVTSTVSNAKRAPASSQPQAPPRYPPREVPPRFRQHEQKQLLKRGQPLPVLAANLGTRAQPTNGQLGGALPVSEGPLQNGTKTQHPGMPPIRDLVSHSPNQTDLNHTGLGSHYENSHWGSGSPGSDLNTNWDKVIVDGCDKEAWPSITGSDPELASECMDADSASSSGSEKNLSIMASGNIGGDSDGNRHGNGHGSHFMVANGGNNVGNGSIKGPWGTPHGSMLSTCQGPGENPNGKLTESSHGKLNAWGTLGSSTNGGINPSTLNPNANHGAWPVLENSGQNPHGPVGNGNGGTNIQRSTIGQSPSSQSFNSKMGISAHTSWGSLQDNNSESEVNGTSKVSLSEQPQNLNTEMNGPNNTTNMMTSSLPNSTGSMQMNELPTGHRAWRVGSGSSPQLQASSVSNGTSISQKSNSDGMNGGSYGTAWGAPTGTNYSGDKCPVPKGQAVGDTVNATLMQSGMNGSTAAASFKNNNNGVGNRGGGWDSGAAWGAGNGVTPTRIPRPWGSASSSSSSSSSSSSSNTGTKVSNGEWNNLPSNNQHSNDGAHGSSKGTTGWKSLEDDALGVGGCVGQVSQTGEQGSMWAKSAGSEGSGESTGSRSDRMSGDGSRTRDRRKANPQGLVQTVLSRNDLDPRVLSNTGWGQTPVRQNTAWDTEAALAADKKTDNGTEAWGGGGSVSQASNSGGWGDRPSTNSSDTSSVSEWADRKPASGWGDTKGSSSQGGWEESSAATGVGKSNQSWGNSKEDKSSTWNDAQKVKQGWMEGQKPNQGWGAPARGEGWGSEAQRGNHWGEAPKPVSGGWESDGDRSGSGWSEPARSGNNNTWKGNGGGNTPNTSGPTGWGELSKANNQSQGWGEPPKPSHPNSGWGDSAKPHNSPDWIKPQDPAPAPNSSSWGGAAPQSGPPAPNKSSGWLGGPIPAAPKEEESTGWEEPSPESIRRKMEIDDGTAAWGDPNKYNYNNVNMWNKNSVSEPEAQAPPPPPQQQQQQQQPPPSQPPPSAIPSKDKTGSSGWGEPYAPPPPKVESSWGESSAPPVAVDNGTSAWGKPMDTGPKPMQDSWCGEEISMSGTGQPSWEEEDVEIGMWKNNPPQEMSPSGNWPSYMKKMPPKGNVKGGSSKQDDAWMNQFVKQFNNNIGFSRESSEEALKSNKMEMPTGMMADKRMDVDKHGLNMGEYNGVIGKSPGSRHHISKESSMERSPYYDKLSLSLSGQDGIVAEEPPNVQFSSNQNMKLPPSSNALPNQSPGNMSGLNLQNLNSVRQNVNPNMYSGSNAAAQVRSTQQPPAQPLNSSQPNLRAQVPPPLLSPQVPPSLLKYPPNNGGLNPLFGPQQVAMLNQLSQLNQLTQLSHISQLQRLLIQQQKVQNQRNMPLGRQQQEQQGRPLSQSHQMMQPPRHLDPSLMKQQPSPQPPSLHQPGLKSYLENFMPPNAPDLQKEQSALSSFSNFPLGGFSSHPNLGQSDSLLHQAVKHPMMPGSDVSGCYPVGSNHSHSLLSPPLSNGHAGPVSPIHHRAGRTFAGHENNSMSARGLNSNLNVNNLDIGSISFKEPQSRLKKWTALDISVNSPLDQNSSKPGAISSGLRLDDSPFGPFDYMNTSSSPVSPPGSVGDGWPNRAKSPHGSSNVNWPPEFRPGEPWKGYPNIDPETDPYVTPGSVINNLSINTVRDVDHLRDRNNGSTSSLNTTLPSTSAWSSICASNYSGSLSSTAQSTSARNSDSKSTWTPGAVTNTSLAHELWKVPLPPKGITAPSRPPPGLTGQKPPSSWDNSSLRLGGGWGGSDSRYTPGSSWGDNSSGRTTNWLVLKNLTPQIDGSTLRTLCMQHGPLITFHLNLPHGNAVVCYSSKEEAAKAQKSLHMCVLGNTTILAEFASEEEISRFFAQGQSMTASPSWQALGASRNRIGSMESSHPFSNRNDPNHWNGAGLSGAGSGDLHGTSLWGAPNYSTSLWGNPSGSEGRGMSSPSSFLPVDHLAGGGDSM from the exons ATGAG AGAATTGGAAGCTATAGCCACCAAAGAAGCTGAGGAGAAGCAAAACAG GGATATAGTGCAAGAAAGAGAAGAACAGTTGATGGAAGAaaggaaaaagagaaaagacGACAAGAAAAAGAAGGAAGCTGGTTTAAAGAAG gccactgaacaaaaaaacaaag TGCCAGAACATATCAAGTCCAGTTTAAGCCAGCCTCAGCCTGCCAACCCGAACAGCGGAACCTCCACTGTAACCAGCACTGTCAGCAATGCCAAGCGGGCCCCAGCCAGCAGCCAGCCGCAAGCCCCACCTCGATACCCGCCCCGAGAAGTTCCACCGCGTTTCCGCCAACACGAGCAGAAGCAGCTGCTGAAGCGCGGTCAGCCTCTCCCGGTCCTTGCTGCCAACCTGGGGACCCGAGCACAGCCCACTAACGGTCAGTTAGGGGGCGCTCTGCCAGTCAGCGAGGGACCGCTGCAGAACGGCACCAAGACCCAACACCCAG GCATGCCTCCCATACGGGATTTGGTCAGCCACTCCCCTAACCAGACag ATTTGAATCACACTGGTCTGGGATCTCATTATGAAAATTCCCACTGGGGTTCTGGATCACCTGGCAGCGACTTGAACACCAACTGGGACAAAGTTATCGTAGACGGCTGTGACAAGGAAGCCTGGCCTTCTATCACTGGTAGTGACCCAGAGTTAGCCTCAGAATGTATGGATGCTGACTCTGCCTCAAGCTCTGGGTCGGAGAAAAACCTTAGTATAATGGCTTCTGGGAACATTGGTGGCGACAGCGATGGCAATAGACACGGCAATGGACATGGTTCTCATTTTATGGTTGCGAACGGCGGCAATAATGTGGGCAATGGGAGTATTAAGGGTCCGTGGGGCACACCCCATGGCTCGATGCTAAGCACATGTCAAGGCCCTGGGGAGAATCCCAACGGCAAGCTAACAGAAAGTAGCCATGGTAAATTAAATGCATGGGGTACCCTAGGTTCCTCAACCAATGGAGGTATAAATCCAAGCACTTTGAACCCAAATGCCAACCATGGTGCCTGGCCTGTTTTGGAAAACAGTGGGCAAAATCCACATGGGCCGGTGGGGAATGGGAATGGTGGCACCAATATTCAACGTAGCACCATAGGTCAATCGCCCAGCAGTCAGAGTTTTAACTCTAAGATGGGCATCTCAGCCCACACTTCCTGGGGGAGCCTCCAGGACAACAACTCTGAATCTGAAGTCAATGGTACAAGTAAGGTTTCGTTAAGCGAGCAACCTCAAAACCTTAACACTGAAATGAATGGACCAAATAACACTACTAACATGATGACCTCTAGTTTACCAAACTCTACTGGTTCAATGCAGATGAACGAACTGCCCACGGGGCATCGAGCCTGGCGTGTGGGCTCAGGGAGCTCTCCGCAGCTCCAGGCCTCTTCAGTTTCTAATGGCACTTCCATTTCTCAGAAGAGCAACAGCGATGGAATGAACGGCGGGTCTTATGGCACGGCATGGGGAGCTCCCACAGGCACTAACTACTCTGGAGACAAATGCCCAGTCCCTAAAGGCCAAGCTGTGGGCGACACTGTGAATGCAACTCTAATGCAGTCTGGGATGAATGGATCCACTGCTGCTGCTTcttttaagaataataataacggGGTCGGGAATCGTGGAGGAGGATGGGACTCTGGGGCAGCCTGGGGAGCAGGCAATGGTGTCACCCCCACGAGGATCCCTCGCCCCTGGGGAAGTGCCTCATCTTCCTCgtcttcctcttcctcatccTCTTCTTCAAACACTGGCACTAAGGTCTCCAATGGGGAGTGGAACAATCTGCCCAGCAACAATCAGCATTCCAACGACGGCGCTCATGGGAGCAGCAAGGGAACGACCGGATGGAAGTCCCTGGAGGACGACGCTCTGGGGGTTGGGGGCTGTGTTGGGCAGGTGTCCCAGACAGGCGAGCAGGGAAGCATGTGGGCCAAATCGGCGGGCAGCGAGGGCAGTGGCGAGAGCACAGGCAGCCGCAGTGACAGAATGAGTGGAGATGGGTCCCGTACCCGTGACCGGAGAAAGGCGAACCCCCAGGGCCTGGTCCAGACAGTGCTGTCCAGGAATGACCTGGATCCCCGCGTCCTGTCCAACACTGGCTGGGGCCAAACCCCAGTCAGACAGAACACCGCCTGGGACACGGAGGCCGCCTTAGCCGCTGACAAAAAAACTGACAATGGGACAGAGGCCTGGGGTGGGGGTGGCTCAGTCTCCCAGGCATCTAACTCAGGGGGATGGGGGGACAGGCCCAGCACCAACAGCAGTGATACCTCATCAGTATCTGAGTGGGCCGACAGAAAGCCTGCCTctgggtggggagacaccaaaGGCTCTAGCAGCCAGGGTGGATGGGAGGAGAGTTCTGCTGCTACAGGAGTGGGCAAGAGCAATCAGTCATGGGGGAATAGCAAGGAAGACAAGTCTTCTACATGGAATGATGCACAAAAGGTCAAACAGGGATGGATGGAAGGACAGAAGCCCAACCAAGGCTGGGGGGCACCTGCCAGAGGTGAGGGATGGGGAAGTGAGGCCCAACGGGGGAACCACTGGGGGGAGGCTCCCAAGCCAGTCTCAGGTGGCTGGGAAAGTGACGGTGACCGCTCTGGGTCTGGCTGGAGTGAGCCGGCTCGGTCCGGTAACAATAATACCTGGAAGGGAAACGGAGGCGGGAACACTCCCAACACTAGTGGCCCCACTGGCTGGGGGGAGCTCAGCAAGGCCAACAATCAGAGCCAGGGCTGGGGAGAGCCTCCTAAACCCAGCCACCCCAACTCGGGCTGGGGCGACAGCGCCAAGCCCCATAACTCCCCAGACTGGATCAAACCCCAGGACCCTGCCCCAGCCCCAAACTCCTCTTCCTGGGGTGGGGCTGCCCCTCAGTCTGGGCCCCCTGCCCCAAACAAGTCATCAGGCTGGCTAGGGGGCCCCATCCCTGCCGCTCCCAAAGAAGAGGAGTCAACGGGCTGGGAGGAGCCTTCCCCTGAGTCCATCAGGCGCAAGATGGAGATTGACGATGGCACCGCCGCCTGGGGGGACCCCAACAAGTACAACTACAATAACGTGAACATGTGGAACAAGAACAGCGTGTCTGAGCCGGAAGCACAGGCACCCCCGCCGCcgccacagcagcagcagcagcagcagcagccaccACCATCCCAGCCGCCCCCAAGTGCCATACCCAGCAAGGACAAGACCGGCAGCTCGG GATGGGGGGAACCATACGCACCGCCACCGCCTAAAGTGGAGTCCTCGTGGGGGGAGTCCTCTGCCCCTCCTGTGGCTGTGGACAATGGCACGTCAGCCTGGGGCAAGCCCATGGATACAG GACCCAAACCTATGCAAGACAGCTGGTGTGGCGAAGAGATAAGCATGTCTGGGACAGGGCAGCCAAgctgggaggaggaggatgtgGAGATCGGGATGTGGAAGAACAACCCACCCCAGGAGATGAGCCCATCTGGGAACTGGCCTTCATACATGAAGAAGATGCCTCCAAAG gGCAATGTTAAAGGAGGTAGTAGCAAGCAGGATGATGCGTGGATGAATCAATTTGTGaagcaatttaacaacaatatTGGTTTCTCT agGGAATCTTCTGAAGAAGCCCTGAAGAGCAATAAGATGGAAATGCCTACAG GGATGATGGCCGATAAACGCATGGACGTGGACAAGCACGGCCTGAATATGGGAGAGTACAACGGTGTGATCGGCAAGAGCCCCGGGTCACGCCACCACATTTCCAAAGAGTCTTCCATGGAGCGCAGTCCCTATTACGATAAG CTATCTCTGTCCCTGTCTGGTCAAGATGGCATTGTAGCAGAAGAGCCCCCAAATGTACAGTTTTCATCTAATCAGAATATGAAGCTTCCCCCTTCGAGCAATGCACTACCTAATCAGAGCCCTGGCAACATGTCTGGGCTGAACCTCCAAAACTTGAATTCGGTTAGACAG AATGTCAATCCCAACATGTACAGTGGCAGTAATGCAGCAGCACAAGTCAGGAGCACACAGCAGCCTCCAGCACAACCTCTGAACTCATCTCAGCCTAATCTCCGCGCTCAAGTGCCTCCTCCATTGCTTTCCCCTCAG gttccGCCATCATTGTTAAAGTACCCTCCAAACAACGGAGGTCTGAATCCTCTGTTTGGGCCGCAGCAGGTCGCTATGCTAAACCAGCTCTCCCAGTTAAACCAGCTCACCCAGCTTTCCCACATCTCTCAGCTGCAG CGGCTCCTGATCCAGCAGCAGAAGGTACAGAACCAGAGGAACATGCCCCTGGGTCGGCAGCAGCAGGAACAGCAG ggtcgCCCTCTTAGCCAGTCTCACCAGATGATGCAGCCCCCGCGCCACCTGGACCCCTCCCTGATGAAGCAGCAGCCTTCCCCCCAGCCGCCCTCTCTGCACCAGCCCGGCCTCAAGTCCTACCTGGAGAACTTCATGCCCCCGAACGCTCCTGACTTGCAGAAAGAGCAGAGCGCACTCAGTTCGTTCAGTAACTTCCCTCTAGGTGGGTTTTCTTCCCATCCTAACCTAGGTCAGTCAGACTCTCTCTTGCACCAAGCTGTGAAGCACCCCATGATGCCTGGCTCAGACGTTTCAGGCTGTTACCCCGTTGGCAGTAATCACAGTCATAGCCTTCTTAGCCCTCCCTTGAGCAACGGCCATGCTGGGCCAGTGTCGCCCATCCACCACCGGGCCGGGAGGACGTTTGCCGGCCACGAAAACAACAGTATGTCGGCAAGAG gcTTGAATTCAAACTTGAATGTAAACAACCTGGATATTGGCAGTATTAGTTTTAAAGAGCCACAGTCCCGGCTGAAGAAATGGACTGCCTTGGACATTTCCGTTAACTCCCCATTAGATCAAAACTCCAGCAAACCTG GTGCTATTTCCTCCGGGCTGAGGCTAGATGATTCTCCCTTTGGTCCGTTTGATTACATGAACACCAGTAGCTCTCCTGTCAGTCCTCCTGGATCTGTGGGAGACGGCTGGCCCAACCGTGCCAAATCGCCTCATGGCTCCAGCAATGTCAACTGGCCACCAG AATTTCGCCCTGGTGAGCCTTGGAAAGGATATCCAAACATTGACCCTGAAACTGACCCTTACGTCACTCCCGGCAGTGTGATTAATAATCTCTCCATTAATACTGTCCGGGATGTTGACCACCTCAGGGACAGGAACAATG GGTCAACCTCATCTCTGAACACCACGCTGCCTTCAACTAGTGCCTGGTCATCCATTTGTGCCTCCAACTACAGTGGTTCCCTCAGCAGTACAGCACAAAGCACTTCGG CCAGAAACAGTGACTCCAAATCCACATGGACTCCTGGTGCAGTCACTAACACCTCTCTGGCTCACGAGCTGTGGAAGGTTCCTCTGCCACCGAAAGGCATCACCGCTCCGTCCCGCCCGCCCCCCGGCCTGACTGGCCAGAAGCCCCCATCATCCTGGGATAACAGCTCACTGAGACTAGGGGGGGGCTGGGGTGGCTCTGACTCCAGATACACCCCCG GTTCCAGTTGGGGCGACAACAGCTCAGGGAGAACAACGAATTGGCTTGTTCTCAAAAATCTCACACCTCAG ATCGACGGCTCCACTCTGCGGACTCTCTGCATGCAGCACGGTCCACTGATTACATTCCACCTGAACCTGCCCCACGGCAACGCTGTCGTCTGCTACAGCTCAAAGGAGGAGGCAGCCAAGGCACAAAAATCTCTGCACAT GTGCGTTTTAGGGAACACTACTATTCTTGCTGAGTTTGCTAGTGAAGAGGAAATTAGCCGTTTCTTTGCACAAGGCCAGTCCATGACCGCCTCGCCCAGCTGGCAGGCTCTGGGGGCCTCTCGGAACCGGATCGGCTCCATGGAGAGCTCCCACCCGTTCTCCAACCGCAATGATCCAAATCACTGGAACGGTGCTGGGCTGTCGGGGGCCGGCAGTGGAGACCTCCACGGCACCTCTCTGTGGGGTGCTCCGAATTATTCCACTAGCCTGTGGGGGAACCCCAGTGGCAGCGAGGGCCGGGGCATGAGCAGCCCATCTTCCTTCCTCCCGGTCGACCACTTGGCCGGAGGGGGAGACTCCATGTAA